A region of Allocoleopsis franciscana PCC 7113 DNA encodes the following proteins:
- a CDS encoding SpoIIE family protein phosphatase — protein MGTYAAIGYYISWVAVLPANAIIITDFIAANLEPLGITAPETLLRIALTALAFIVSFSGTRSLGILHLFFVVPAVGFLTVFCVQGMGWLALSPDSPGLLPPNWSTFDFGGWAQWYVIATYAVYACETASAFIADSQKPRKTLHILVLAAWLIPIVYLGGSWVLMRLATQPGLGDNTYLNLLAASKPFWGDLAPLLVTFLVLSGSLLSCATAASNSPRMLYQLALDGHISPVFAVTSRQGVLCPSLVLTLFLSLVWLMWGDLARIVFVTGIGWLFSFIALHWGLWLKRGEPGVLWPRLSLGFAIFESIALIGGGLAWNWQDLLIGLLLPLVILAGNALMRRISFAPFHPTWWQKLYSKSSRRLAPDFMLIQVLVLIALVTCATITTWMVKGSLQQFAVDSTTLKNFFVLLLLLITFVEVAIAGWTSLPQVTSLGEAKEQAEHLFKIAIDSIVVVNEKGVVVQVNPATELLFRTSAFNILQYHLSEFFPDLEARPDLWENRSEHMFNLNRTSSINPDRNSSHDHRIIEISISSRFHEEFREYVGILRDITDRKRQKEILEAMVKERTTDLGTANDAIAALNKRLKADNLRMGAELDILRQMQQMILPKQQELEDIEELDIAGYMEPADEVGGDYYDVLHTDGIVTIGIGDVTDHGLESGILMVMAQTAVRTLKEIKEQDPVRFLDTLNRTIYKNVSRMNSGKNLTLAILNYVAGAISISGQHEETIVVRKGGQIERIDTMDLGLPIGLDEEIADFISHTTVKLEPGDGVVLYTDGIPEARDIHGKFYEMERLCAAVSQNWHKDAEQVKQSVIEDVRRFIGKQKVFDDITLVVFKRKDDSVVSAEMQSPSVSSEGMN, from the coding sequence TTGGGGACTTACGCCGCAATCGGCTATTACATCAGTTGGGTTGCCGTGCTGCCCGCCAACGCCATCATCATCACCGACTTTATTGCGGCTAATCTCGAACCGTTGGGGATTACCGCACCCGAAACTTTGTTGCGTATCGCCTTAACCGCCCTCGCCTTTATCGTTTCGTTTAGTGGAACCCGTTCCCTCGGCATTCTGCATCTCTTTTTTGTCGTACCTGCGGTGGGGTTTCTGACGGTCTTTTGCGTTCAGGGAATGGGCTGGTTGGCGTTGTCTCCCGATAGTCCAGGTCTACTTCCCCCCAATTGGTCAACATTCGATTTCGGGGGATGGGCACAATGGTATGTCATCGCTACCTACGCCGTTTACGCCTGCGAAACTGCCTCGGCTTTCATTGCCGACAGCCAGAAACCCCGAAAAACACTACACATCCTCGTCCTTGCTGCCTGGTTGATTCCGATCGTCTATTTAGGCGGTTCCTGGGTACTCATGCGGCTGGCAACACAACCTGGACTTGGCGATAACACTTATCTCAATCTGTTAGCCGCCTCTAAACCCTTTTGGGGGGATTTAGCGCCTCTACTCGTCACGTTTCTTGTTCTGTCTGGCAGTCTCCTCAGTTGTGCCACAGCAGCTTCTAATAGTCCCCGCATGTTGTATCAATTGGCACTAGATGGTCATATTTCGCCCGTTTTTGCCGTAACCTCCCGTCAGGGGGTTCTTTGTCCAAGTTTGGTGCTTACGCTCTTTCTGAGTCTGGTTTGGCTGATGTGGGGCGATTTGGCGCGGATCGTCTTCGTGACGGGGATTGGCTGGCTGTTCTCCTTTATTGCCCTGCACTGGGGGTTGTGGTTGAAGCGGGGGGAACCGGGGGTGCTTTGGCCAAGACTCTCGCTGGGATTTGCCATTTTCGAGTCCATTGCCTTGATTGGGGGGGGATTGGCGTGGAATTGGCAGGATTTGCTGATCGGGTTATTGTTACCTCTGGTGATTCTCGCAGGAAATGCGCTGATGCGCCGGATCTCCTTTGCGCCGTTCCATCCGACCTGGTGGCAGAAACTGTACAGCAAGTCGAGTCGCCGCCTTGCGCCGGATTTCATGCTGATTCAGGTGCTCGTTTTAATTGCCCTAGTCACTTGCGCGACGATCACCACTTGGATGGTGAAAGGTTCCCTACAACAGTTTGCTGTCGATAGTACGACTCTCAAAAATTTCTTTGTGCTGTTGTTGCTGCTGATTACGTTTGTGGAAGTTGCGATCGCCGGATGGACGAGTTTACCCCAAGTCACTAGTTTGGGGGAAGCAAAAGAACAAGCCGAACACCTGTTTAAAATTGCGATTGATTCGATTGTCGTGGTGAATGAAAAAGGGGTTGTGGTTCAGGTAAATCCAGCCACCGAACTATTATTTAGAACCTCAGCATTCAATATTCTCCAGTATCATCTCAGCGAGTTTTTTCCAGACTTGGAGGCTCGACCCGATCTTTGGGAAAATCGCAGCGAGCATATGTTCAATTTAAATCGCACTTCGAGCATCAATCCCGATAGAAATTCGAGCCACGATCACCGCATCATTGAAATTTCCATTTCCAGTCGGTTCCATGAAGAGTTTCGTGAATATGTTGGTATTTTGCGAGATATTACTGATCGCAAACGCCAAAAAGAAATCTTAGAAGCGATGGTAAAAGAGCGGACTACTGACTTAGGGACTGCCAACGATGCTATTGCAGCGCTCAACAAACGGCTTAAAGCTGACAATCTCCGTATGGGAGCTGAACTCGATATCCTGCGTCAAATGCAGCAGATGATTTTACCTAAACAGCAAGAGTTGGAAGACATTGAAGAACTGGATATCGCTGGATACATGGAACCTGCTGACGAAGTCGGTGGAGATTATTACGATGTCTTGCACACGGATGGGATTGTTACCATTGGCATTGGAGATGTCACCGATCATGGATTAGAGAGTGGCATTTTGATGGTGATGGCTCAAACAGCAGTTCGCACACTCAAAGAAATTAAAGAACAAGACCCTGTGCGTTTTTTAGATACGCTCAACCGCACGATTTACAAAAATGTCTCTCGCATGAACTCAGGCAAGAATTTGACCCTGGCGATTTTGAATTATGTGGCGGGGGCTATCAGTATCAGCGGTCAGCACGAGGAGACTATTGTAGTGAGAAAAGGGGGTCAAATCGAGCGGATTGACACGATGGATTTAGGGTTACCAATTGGTTTGGATGAAGAGATTGCTGATTTTATCAGTCATACAACGGTGAAGTTGGAACCAGGGGATGGGGTGGTGCTATATACCGATGGCATTCCAGAAGCTAGAGATATCCATGGCAAGTTTTATGAGATGGAAAGACTTTGTGCGGCGGTGAGTCAAAATTGGCACAAAGATGCTGAACAAGTCAAGCAATCTGTGATTGAGGATGTGCGTCGATTTATTGGCAAACAGAAGGTGTTCGATGATATTACTTTGGTGGTCTTTAAGCGGAAGGATGACTCAGTGGTGAGTGCCGAAATGCAATCACCTAGCGTCTCCTCTGAGGGGATGAACTGA
- a CDS encoding sensor histidine kinase produces MTGINLETQEVNLNRLKQPPIHLLTQVQPHGVLLVLQEPELTVLQVSRNTFQALGLAPEAILGKTLDDILDSFQVDRVRMGLSHENLDLINPTKVWVRRKGDDYQVFDAVFHRSADGFLVLELEPALTQETIPFLSFYHLARASINQLETTSNLQDFCQIIVREVRKVTGFDRVMLYKFDEDGHGEVVAEAKLDEMEPYLGLHYPESDIPQPARKMFLSNWIRVIPNAHAEPVELYPGDNPITNQPVDLTLSILRSAYPCHLEYLHNMGVGASLTISLMKDEKLWGLIACHHRTPKHVPYELRKACEFLGRVIFAEIFTREEEADYNYRMKLAQVQSALIEYMSQADNFIDGLIQQEPNLLDLADAKGAAICFNGHWTTIGRTPPEEELNYLAQWLTKTVDEEVFYTDSLPLIYSDAERFKDVASGMLAIPISKRSYVLWFRPEVIQTVNWGGDPNHAYELKESSDTLQLCPRKSFDLWKETVRLKSLPWKPIEVKATLELRKAIVNIVLRQAEELALLAQDLERSNAELKKFAYVASHDLQEPLNQVANFVQLLEMRYNDELDEDGKEFIGFAVDGVSLMQTLIDDVLVYSKVDLKGIEWELTEVETSLNRAFSHLRGRITETQAEITYDSMPIIVADSTQLMQLFQNLLGNAIKFKKKDEAPRIHVGVQRQEDSWLFSVQDNGIGIDPQFADRIFVIFQRLHTRDEYPGSGMGLAICKKIVECHRGRIWVESELGKGATFFFTIPVGGRDRHHASGHKKQNYPFGRR; encoded by the coding sequence ATGACAGGAATAAATTTAGAAACCCAAGAGGTTAACTTAAACAGATTAAAACAGCCACCGATTCATCTCTTGACTCAAGTCCAACCCCATGGCGTTTTACTGGTCTTGCAAGAGCCTGAATTAACCGTTTTGCAGGTCAGCCGAAATACATTTCAGGCATTAGGGTTGGCTCCTGAAGCGATTCTGGGTAAGACACTGGATGATATTCTTGATTCCTTTCAGGTGGATCGAGTCAGGATGGGATTATCCCATGAAAATCTAGACTTAATCAATCCCACTAAAGTTTGGGTCAGGCGGAAAGGAGATGATTACCAAGTATTTGATGCGGTTTTTCATCGCAGTGCGGATGGATTTTTAGTGCTGGAATTGGAACCCGCCCTAACTCAAGAGACAATTCCCTTTTTAAGTTTTTATCATCTAGCTAGAGCGTCAATTAACCAACTCGAAACCACCTCCAACCTCCAAGATTTTTGTCAAATCATTGTCCGGGAAGTGCGTAAGGTTACCGGGTTTGATCGCGTCATGCTCTACAAATTTGATGAAGATGGGCATGGCGAAGTGGTTGCCGAAGCAAAATTGGACGAGATGGAGCCTTATTTGGGGTTGCACTATCCAGAATCGGATATTCCCCAACCCGCCCGGAAAATGTTCCTATCCAACTGGATTCGGGTGATTCCCAACGCCCACGCGGAACCTGTAGAGCTTTATCCGGGCGACAATCCCATAACCAATCAACCCGTCGATCTGACGCTCTCAATCCTGCGGAGTGCCTATCCCTGCCACCTTGAGTACCTGCACAACATGGGGGTTGGGGCGTCGCTCACGATTTCCTTAATGAAGGATGAGAAGCTTTGGGGACTGATTGCCTGTCACCATCGCACCCCCAAACATGTTCCTTACGAATTGCGGAAAGCTTGCGAATTCTTGGGACGGGTGATTTTTGCAGAAATCTTTACCCGCGAGGAAGAAGCCGACTACAACTATCGCATGAAGCTGGCACAAGTCCAATCGGCGTTGATAGAGTACATGTCCCAGGCGGACAACTTTATTGATGGATTGATTCAGCAAGAGCCGAACTTGCTGGACTTGGCGGATGCGAAGGGCGCGGCTATTTGTTTTAATGGGCACTGGACAACAATCGGTCGGACGCCACCGGAAGAGGAACTCAATTACCTGGCGCAATGGCTGACGAAAACCGTGGATGAAGAGGTGTTTTATACCGATTCTCTGCCCCTGATTTACTCCGATGCCGAACGGTTTAAGGATGTTGCCAGTGGAATGCTGGCGATTCCGATTTCCAAACGCAGTTATGTATTGTGGTTCCGTCCTGAGGTGATTCAGACGGTGAACTGGGGGGGCGATCCCAATCATGCCTACGAACTCAAAGAGTCGAGTGACACTTTGCAGCTATGTCCTCGTAAATCCTTTGATTTGTGGAAGGAAACCGTCCGCCTGAAGTCGTTGCCTTGGAAGCCGATAGAAGTTAAGGCAACGTTAGAGTTAAGAAAGGCGATCGTCAACATCGTACTGCGGCAGGCGGAAGAACTGGCCTTACTGGCTCAAGATTTGGAACGCTCTAATGCCGAACTGAAGAAGTTTGCCTATGTGGCATCTCATGACTTGCAAGAACCCCTGAATCAGGTGGCGAATTTCGTGCAGTTACTAGAGATGCGCTATAACGATGAACTGGACGAGGATGGCAAAGAATTCATTGGCTTTGCCGTGGATGGCGTTAGCCTGATGCAGACGCTGATTGATGATGTGCTGGTGTACTCCAAGGTAGACCTGAAAGGGATTGAATGGGAACTCACTGAGGTAGAAACCTCTTTAAATCGGGCATTCAGCCATCTGCGAGGGCGGATTACCGAAACCCAGGCGGAAATTACCTACGATTCGATGCCAATCATCGTGGCGGATAGTACCCAGCTCATGCAATTGTTCCAAAACTTGTTGGGGAACGCCATTAAGTTTAAAAAGAAGGACGAAGCACCTCGGATTCATGTGGGAGTGCAACGACAGGAGGATTCTTGGTTGTTCTCGGTTCAGGACAACGGGATTGGCATCGATCCGCAGTTTGCCGATCGCATCTTTGTGATTTTCCAACGCTTGCATACCCGCGATGAGTATCCCGGTTCCGGCATGGGACTGGCTATCTGTAAGAAAATTGTGGAATGCCACCGAGGACGGATCTGGGTTGAATCCGAACTGGGCAAAGGTGCAACCTTCTTTTTCACGATTCCAGTAGGAGGACGCGATCGCCATCATGCCAGTGGACACAAGAAACAAAACTATCCTTTTGGTCGAAGATAA
- a CDS encoding DMT family transporter produces MLGFLIVLLSSVFFCFHNVIVRVLFNEHAILGLFQTGGFVTPTLQNSFLLMFMRMLLVVPLMASLVPKLYPATWQDIKQLGNIEQRTLLLQSLGCGVLMFLYLAMIYISIGLIPTGIALTLFFTYPVFTALFSWRWFGNRPTLFRWSVMGLVLLGSFLTMPYSDTAANNQTLIGIITGIASGVVYALYTVVAQKSFETLHPFPFTWISFVTTLGLSAASLVIWNVQDTQLIWIPLWIGALLSAIATFAGHLLNNFGIRLIGATSASMIGASNPALTVILAWLTIQETLQGLQVVGVVIVTLSVALLSREHSLYK; encoded by the coding sequence GTGCTGGGCTTCCTGATTGTTCTGCTATCTTCTGTCTTTTTCTGCTTTCATAATGTAATTGTTCGAGTTCTCTTCAACGAGCACGCGATTCTGGGACTCTTCCAGACGGGGGGTTTTGTGACGCCAACCTTGCAGAACTCTTTCTTATTAATGTTTATGCGGATGCTGTTAGTTGTTCCGTTGATGGCATCTCTGGTACCGAAACTCTATCCTGCAACCTGGCAAGATATTAAACAGTTAGGAAATATAGAACAACGAACTCTGCTGCTGCAATCGTTGGGATGTGGGGTTCTTATGTTTCTTTACTTGGCAATGATCTATATTTCCATCGGACTGATTCCGACGGGAATTGCCCTAACTCTCTTCTTTACTTATCCCGTTTTTACGGCGCTATTTTCCTGGCGGTGGTTTGGGAATCGTCCGACGCTGTTTCGCTGGAGTGTGATGGGATTGGTGTTACTGGGCAGTTTCCTGACCATGCCCTATAGTGATACGGCGGCGAATAACCAAACCTTAATTGGTATCATTACCGGGATTGCCTCCGGTGTTGTGTATGCTCTTTATACGGTTGTGGCTCAAAAGAGTTTTGAAACCCTGCATCCTTTTCCCTTTACTTGGATTAGTTTTGTCACCACCTTAGGATTATCAGCCGCGAGTCTTGTAATCTGGAATGTACAGGATACTCAGCTAATCTGGATTCCCCTGTGGATTGGTGCTCTTTTGTCTGCGATCGCCACTTTTGCCGGTCACTTGCTGAACAATTTCGGGATTCGCCTCATCGGTGCTACATCTGCCTCGATGATTGGCGCGAGTAATCCAGCACTTACGGTAATTCTGGCTTGGTTAACGATTCAGGAAACACTACAGGGTTTGCAAGTGGTGGGAGTGGTGATTGTGACGTTGAGTGTTGCACTGCTGAGTCGAGAGCATAGTTTATACAAGTAA
- a CDS encoding lysophospholipid acyltransferase family protein yields the protein MSKKSDLVARPGWSLDQRNPQVIQLFMPLWEWLYRYYFRVQTSGWHHIPPQGQVLLVGSHNGGLVAPDMVMMMYDWFRRFGTERPVYGLMHPCVWKAAPRVAHLAAETGAVVAHPKMAIAALRKGASVLVYPGGAKDVFRLHALRHKICLAGNQAFIKLALGHNVPIVPLISYGAHDTLIVLANLYQQVRQLHEWGMPWFLDIDPEVFPIYLGLPWGLAIGPLPNIPLPVTIHTRVCPPIIFERYGREAAHDGDYVEDCYNLVCEKMQQELDNLVQAVEA from the coding sequence ATGTCTAAAAAATCTGACCTTGTAGCCCGACCGGGCTGGTCTTTAGATCAACGAAATCCTCAAGTTATTCAACTGTTCATGCCGCTGTGGGAGTGGCTATATCGTTACTATTTTCGAGTGCAAACGAGCGGCTGGCACCATATTCCGCCTCAGGGGCAAGTCTTGCTCGTCGGTTCCCATAATGGAGGGCTAGTCGCCCCTGATATGGTGATGATGATGTATGACTGGTTTCGACGATTTGGTACAGAACGCCCTGTTTATGGCTTGATGCATCCCTGTGTCTGGAAAGCTGCTCCCAGAGTCGCCCACCTCGCGGCTGAAACGGGTGCGGTGGTGGCGCATCCCAAAATGGCGATCGCGGCTTTGCGAAAAGGTGCCAGTGTTCTTGTCTACCCTGGTGGCGCTAAAGATGTATTTCGCCTCCATGCCTTGCGTCACAAAATCTGCTTGGCTGGGAATCAAGCTTTTATCAAGCTGGCACTAGGGCACAATGTCCCGATTGTGCCGCTGATTTCCTACGGTGCTCACGATACACTCATTGTCTTGGCTAACTTGTATCAGCAAGTGCGGCAACTCCATGAATGGGGAATGCCTTGGTTTTTGGATATCGATCCAGAGGTTTTTCCGATTTATTTGGGATTACCCTGGGGATTGGCGATCGGCCCTTTGCCTAATATTCCATTACCTGTAACCATTCACACCAGGGTTTGCCCACCGATTATTTTTGAGCGTTATGGTCGAGAAGCTGCCCATGATGGGGATTATGTGGAAGATTGCTATAACCTCGTGTGCGAAAAGATGCAGCAAGAGTTAGACAATTTAGTCCAAGCGGTTGAAGCGTAA
- the infC gene encoding translation initiation factor IF-3, with translation MNHQIKTPQVLLIDQENNNRGLTDTREALQLAESVGLDLVVVSESKEAPVAKILDYGKHQYQQKKRQRQSAKPSMKEVQLRPNVGESDYSLRINRAVEWLGKGDSVKFQVRLRGREHQHRDRAAELLDRIVVDLGQAGKVQSLDKRSLIVQVIPS, from the coding sequence ATTAACCATCAAATCAAGACTCCTCAAGTCCTGTTGATTGATCAAGAAAACAACAATCGTGGTTTGACGGATACCCGTGAGGCACTGCAACTCGCTGAAAGTGTAGGGCTTGACCTTGTCGTAGTCTCTGAAAGTAAAGAGGCTCCGGTGGCTAAGATCTTGGACTATGGCAAGCATCAGTACCAACAGAAAAAACGTCAACGCCAGAGTGCTAAACCTTCGATGAAGGAGGTTCAGCTCCGCCCGAACGTCGGCGAGTCGGATTACAGCTTACGCATCAATAGAGCTGTTGAGTGGTTGGGTAAAGGCGATTCCGTGAAATTTCAAGTTCGTTTACGGGGTCGGGAACATCAACATCGCGATCGCGCCGCAGAATTGCTAGACCGTATTGTAGTTGACCTCGGTCAAGCCGGAAAAGTCCAGTCCTTAGATAAACGGTCACTGATTGTTCAGGTGATTCCCTCTTAG
- a CDS encoding aldo/keto reductase, with amino-acid sequence MQTTQKLSLPLMGCGTWAWGNRLLWGYDESMDDQLQAVFNLCVSQGVTLFDTGDSYGTGKLNGRSEQLLGRFSQEYLGSNSDKICLATKLAAYPWRLTRQSMVSAGKASAQRLGRNVDLVQMHWSTANYAPWQEGILLEGLADLYEQGLVKGVGLSNYGPKRLKWVHQKLADRGVPISTLQVQYSLLSTYPVTQLGLKEVCDELGIKLIAYSPLGLGLLTGKYSHKGSLPKGIRGVLFRQLLPGIQPIVDGLRAIAQSRNKTLSQVALNWCICKGTIPIPGAKSVEQATENIGALGWQLDSNEVAELDRAAARVDKPMVQNIFQTR; translated from the coding sequence ATGCAGACGACGCAAAAACTCTCCCTTCCCCTCATGGGCTGCGGAACTTGGGCTTGGGGAAACCGACTGCTCTGGGGATATGACGAAAGCATGGATGACCAGTTGCAAGCCGTCTTTAACCTTTGTGTGAGCCAGGGTGTGACTTTATTTGATACAGGTGATTCCTACGGAACGGGGAAATTGAATGGGCGAAGTGAGCAACTCCTCGGACGGTTCTCTCAGGAATATTTGGGTTCAAATTCAGACAAGATTTGCCTTGCCACCAAGCTGGCGGCTTATCCGTGGCGGTTGACACGTCAGTCCATGGTGTCGGCTGGCAAGGCATCTGCCCAGCGATTGGGCAGAAACGTAGATTTAGTACAAATGCACTGGTCTACGGCTAACTATGCTCCCTGGCAGGAGGGGATACTCTTAGAGGGTTTGGCGGATCTTTACGAGCAAGGATTGGTTAAGGGAGTCGGCTTATCCAATTACGGCCCCAAACGGCTCAAATGGGTGCATCAAAAGCTTGCCGATCGCGGCGTTCCCATTTCTACCCTACAAGTTCAGTATTCCCTTTTATCCACCTATCCGGTCACCCAACTTGGACTCAAAGAGGTTTGTGATGAGCTGGGGATAAAGCTGATTGCCTATAGCCCTCTGGGATTGGGACTGTTAACTGGAAAATACTCACACAAAGGCTCTTTACCAAAAGGCATCCGAGGTGTGCTGTTTAGGCAGTTATTACCTGGAATCCAGCCAATCGTGGACGGCTTACGAGCGATCGCCCAATCCAGAAACAAAACTCTATCACAGGTTGCCCTCAACTGGTGCATCTGTAAAGGAACCATTCCCATCCCTGGTGCCAAAAGTGTGGAACAAGCTACAGAGAATATTGGCGCTTTGGGTTGGCAACTTGATTCCAACGAAGTTGCAGAACTTGATCGCGCGGCTGCTCGTGTAGACAAACCTATGGTTCAAAATATCTTTCAGACTCGATGA
- a CDS encoding response regulator — protein sequence MEESPAQRLILVVEDNPEHTHLIKDALTENSGRHQIIAIADGMEAMDFLHRRGNYKEATRPDLILLDLNISGKDGRELLAEIKADPQLKRIPIVILTISDHEEDIFQSYALQGNCYVIKSSDLEQLFQLVKRIEEFWLGIVTLPIE from the coding sequence ATGGAAGAATCCCCGGCGCAGCGATTAATTTTAGTTGTGGAAGATAACCCCGAACATACCCACCTGATCAAAGATGCACTCACTGAAAATTCAGGACGGCATCAAATTATCGCGATCGCAGATGGGATGGAAGCGATGGACTTTCTACATCGCCGGGGAAACTATAAGGAGGCTACCCGTCCCGATTTGATTTTGCTGGACTTGAACATATCCGGAAAGGATGGCAGAGAACTCTTAGCTGAAATTAAGGCTGATCCACAGCTTAAGCGGATTCCCATTGTGATTTTAACCATTTCCGACCATGAAGAAGACATTTTCCAAAGTTATGCCCTTCAGGGAAATTGCTATGTGATCAAATCCTCGGATTTAGAACAACTGTTTCAGCTTGTTAAACGGATTGAAGAATTTTGGTTAGGCATTGTTACTTTACCTATAGAGTAG
- a CDS encoding mechanosensitive ion channel family protein, producing the protein MLNKLLPFEADTWAFVLSSLLLAVGGAVLLYIVMFYILRSIFRKFERDIALVTLNVSAYPALTVFILAVLKLTFHQLPSVVLIDGFENILAAGLIIAASYWLVQLFIQVFIYYLKDFTQQTEAMWDDVLLPLLEAVVPVVIVLIASVFVLRSLGVDLTGIWVALGGATFVIGFAAQGILANFFSGVVLLIDTPFQFGDVLRLEDGSIAMLRKIGVRVTQLYLPSQHCDIYIPNSKLQEQNIVNLSRPTAYYHYSTEVSIPFVHDAREVKQVIRETILAHPDTLGDIERKLELIDRYSQIEELEEQRKFGRLRLLAEQDVNYKLEEIAPALEALVVTLQFAEKGGLTQDEIENVQQEYRDVLAVIGLEITTEIQNNRSVVTLQETRSKDNLIGLVREWYRACMRDPNLLDNDSYMIPDEWERKITLLKRRTQRLYQKISNPQREETRLDDYVMELKQWLQERFKQPRQKWQEPQVLVKEIEHDEANCYIKFQLNFFVDDIKLENGKRGDRVSSQIYQSVVQYLQHSQETKDLGEEVQLLH; encoded by the coding sequence ATGCTGAACAAACTCTTACCATTTGAGGCTGATACTTGGGCGTTCGTTTTGAGCAGTCTACTTCTCGCCGTTGGTGGTGCAGTGCTGCTCTACATCGTGATGTTCTATATCCTACGCTCAATCTTCCGCAAGTTTGAGCGAGACATTGCGCTCGTCACCCTTAATGTTTCTGCCTATCCAGCACTAACCGTTTTTATTTTAGCCGTCCTGAAGCTGACGTTTCATCAATTGCCTTCTGTTGTATTAATCGACGGCTTTGAAAATATCTTAGCTGCCGGTCTGATCATCGCGGCGAGTTACTGGTTAGTGCAGCTCTTTATCCAGGTCTTTATCTATTACTTGAAAGACTTCACCCAGCAAACGGAAGCGATGTGGGATGATGTTCTCCTCCCGTTGCTGGAAGCCGTAGTTCCCGTGGTGATTGTTCTGATTGCCAGCGTCTTCGTTTTGCGATCGCTGGGAGTTGATTTGACAGGAATTTGGGTGGCGTTAGGTGGAGCAACCTTTGTCATCGGCTTTGCAGCTCAAGGCATCTTGGCAAACTTTTTCAGTGGGGTGGTACTGTTGATTGATACACCCTTTCAGTTTGGTGATGTTTTGCGGCTTGAGGATGGCTCGATTGCGATGCTACGAAAGATTGGAGTGCGGGTTACGCAACTCTATCTCCCTAGCCAACATTGTGACATCTATATCCCCAACAGTAAGTTACAAGAGCAAAACATTGTTAACCTCAGCCGCCCAACTGCTTACTATCACTATTCGACTGAGGTGAGCATCCCATTTGTGCATGATGCTCGTGAAGTCAAGCAGGTTATTAGAGAAACTATCCTAGCACATCCAGATACACTGGGTGATATCGAACGGAAATTAGAATTGATTGATCGCTATTCTCAAATAGAGGAGCTTGAAGAGCAGCGAAAATTTGGTAGACTGCGCTTACTGGCTGAGCAGGATGTTAACTACAAGCTAGAAGAAATTGCCCCAGCTCTAGAAGCACTGGTGGTCACCCTTCAATTTGCCGAAAAAGGTGGCTTGACTCAGGATGAAATTGAGAATGTGCAGCAAGAATATCGCGATGTTCTCGCGGTGATTGGCTTGGAGATCACCACAGAAATCCAAAATAACCGTTCAGTGGTTACGCTCCAGGAAACTCGATCCAAAGACAACTTAATTGGCTTAGTCCGAGAATGGTACCGGGCGTGTATGCGCGATCCCAATTTGCTGGACAACGACAGCTATATGATTCCTGACGAGTGGGAGCGCAAAATTACTTTACTGAAGCGACGCACACAACGCTTATATCAAAAAATTTCCAATCCGCAACGGGAAGAAACTCGCTTGGATGATTATGTAATGGAATTAAAGCAATGGCTGCAAGAGCGATTTAAACAGCCCAGGCAGAAGTGGCAAGAACCCCAAGTTTTAGTCAAAGAAATTGAGCATGATGAAGCGAATTGCTACATTAAATTTCAACTCAATTTCTTTGTGGATGATATCAAGCTAGAAAATGGAAAACGAGGCGATCGCGTTAGCAGCCAGATCTATCAGAGCGTTGTGCAATATCTCCAGCACAGTCAAGAAACTAAGGATTTAGGCGAAGAAGTACAGCTCCTCCATTAA